From one Streptomyces spiramyceticus genomic stretch:
- a CDS encoding glycoside hydrolase family 13 protein, with translation MTQHLAAPTAPTSAPTSGPTIGPTIGNRRRTGWWRDAVIYQVYPRSFADSNGDGMGDLEGVRRRLPYLRDLGVDAVWLSPFYASPQADAGYDVADYRAIDPMFGTLLDADALIRDAHELGLRIIVDLVPNHSSDQHEWFKRALKEGPGSALRGRYHFRPGKGADGELPPNDWESIFGGPAWTRTTDPDGTPGDWYLHLFAPEQPDFNWENPAVADEFRSILRFWLDMGVDGFRIDVAHGLVKAEGLPDLGSHDQLKLLGNDVMPFFDQDGVHEIYRSWRQILDEYPGERIGVAEAWTPTVDRTANYVRPDELHQAFNFQYLGTDWDAAALREVVDVSLAAMRPVGAPATWVLSNHDVTRHATRFANPAGLGTQLRTAGDRELGLRRARAASLLMLALPGSAYVYQGEELGLPDVTDLPDEARQDPSFFRAEGQDGFRDGCRVPIPWTAEGPSYGFGAGGSWLPQPESWAGLSVETQTGDPDSTLELYRSALAVRREHPGLGAGTDVSWLDAPDGVVAFAREGFVCTVNTTGAPVRIPAPGHLLLASAEVTVGEGDFDLPADTTVWWTV, from the coding sequence ATGACCCAGCACCTCGCTGCTCCCACCGCCCCCACCAGTGCCCCCACCAGTGGCCCCACCATTGGCCCCACCATTGGAAACCGGCGGCGCACCGGCTGGTGGCGGGACGCGGTGATCTACCAGGTCTATCCGCGCAGTTTCGCCGACAGCAACGGCGACGGCATGGGCGATCTCGAAGGGGTACGCCGCCGTCTCCCGTATCTCAGGGACCTCGGCGTCGACGCCGTCTGGCTCAGCCCCTTCTACGCATCCCCGCAGGCCGACGCCGGTTACGACGTCGCCGACTACCGGGCCATCGACCCCATGTTCGGCACCCTCCTCGACGCCGACGCACTGATCCGCGACGCCCACGAGCTGGGCCTGCGCATCATCGTCGACCTGGTGCCCAACCACTCCTCCGACCAGCACGAGTGGTTCAAGCGCGCGCTGAAGGAGGGCCCCGGCTCCGCCCTGCGCGGCCGCTACCACTTCAGGCCCGGTAAGGGCGCAGACGGCGAACTCCCCCCGAACGACTGGGAGTCCATCTTCGGCGGCCCCGCCTGGACCCGTACGACCGACCCGGACGGCACGCCCGGCGACTGGTACCTGCACCTCTTCGCCCCCGAGCAGCCCGACTTCAACTGGGAGAACCCGGCCGTCGCCGACGAGTTCCGCTCCATCCTCCGCTTCTGGCTCGACATGGGCGTCGACGGCTTCCGCATCGACGTCGCACACGGCCTGGTCAAGGCGGAAGGCCTGCCCGACCTCGGCAGCCACGACCAGCTGAAGCTCCTCGGCAATGACGTCATGCCGTTCTTCGACCAGGACGGCGTCCACGAGATCTACCGCTCCTGGCGGCAGATCCTCGACGAGTACCCGGGCGAGCGCATAGGCGTCGCCGAGGCATGGACCCCGACCGTGGACCGTACGGCCAATTACGTACGTCCCGACGAGCTGCACCAGGCCTTCAACTTCCAGTACCTCGGCACGGACTGGGACGCCGCCGCGCTGCGCGAGGTCGTCGACGTCTCCCTCGCCGCGATGCGACCGGTCGGCGCACCCGCCACCTGGGTGCTGTCCAACCACGACGTGACGCGGCACGCGACCCGGTTCGCCAACCCGGCGGGGCTCGGCACCCAGTTGCGCACGGCGGGCGACCGCGAGCTCGGCCTGCGCCGCGCCCGCGCCGCGTCGCTGCTGATGCTGGCACTGCCCGGATCGGCGTACGTCTACCAGGGCGAGGAGCTCGGCCTGCCCGACGTCACCGACCTGCCCGACGAGGCCCGCCAGGACCCGTCCTTCTTCCGCGCGGAGGGCCAGGACGGCTTCCGCGACGGCTGCCGCGTCCCGATCCCGTGGACGGCCGAGGGTCCGTCGTACGGATTCGGGGCGGGCGGCAGCTGGCTTCCGCAGCCGGAGTCCTGGGCCGGGCTGAGCGTCGAGACGCAGACCGGAGACCCGGACTCGACCCTGGAGCTGTACCGCTCCGCGCTGGCCGTGCGCCGCGAGCACCCGGGCCTGGGCGCCGGCACGGACGTGTCATGGCTGGACGCCCCCGACGGTGTCGTGGCCTTCGCGCGCGAGGGTTTCGTCTGCACGGTCAACACGACGGGCGCCCCGGTACGTATCCCGGCCCCCGGGCATCTCCTCCTCGCCAGCGCCGAAGTGACCGTCGGCGAGGGCGACTTCGACCTGCCTGCGGACACCACGGTGTGGTGGACGGTGTGA
- a CDS encoding sugar ABC transporter permease: MQNTAAKNTAGRAPHRAGRVRPRGERSPLASFGLHATLIVTSVIAVFPVLWVLLTSLKPAKHASTTAFFKETTLANYTNLLNDTPFLTWFGNSLLVAGLTTVLGVFVSATTGYAVSRFRFPGMKPLMWTLLITQMFPVAVLIVPIYNIMSKMGLLNQPAGLVITYLTIAVPFCAWMMKGFFDTIPQEIDESGRVDGLNPFGTFWRLILPLAKPGLAVTAFYSFITAWGEVAYASAFMVGDENLTLAGGLQKFVNQYGAQWGPMTAASVLIAVPAAVVFVFVQRHLVAGMTAGATKG; this comes from the coding sequence GTGCAGAACACCGCAGCGAAGAACACCGCAGGCAGGGCCCCGCACCGCGCCGGCCGGGTCCGTCCGCGCGGCGAGCGCTCGCCGCTCGCCTCCTTCGGCCTGCACGCCACGCTCATCGTGACGTCCGTGATCGCGGTCTTCCCGGTGCTGTGGGTCCTGCTGACCTCGCTCAAGCCCGCCAAGCACGCATCGACGACGGCGTTCTTCAAAGAGACGACGCTCGCGAACTACACGAACCTGCTGAACGACACCCCGTTCCTCACCTGGTTCGGCAACTCGCTGCTCGTCGCAGGCCTCACCACGGTCCTCGGCGTCTTCGTCTCGGCCACCACCGGCTACGCCGTCAGCCGCTTCCGCTTCCCCGGCATGAAACCGCTGATGTGGACGCTGCTGATCACCCAGATGTTCCCGGTCGCCGTCCTCATCGTGCCGATCTACAACATCATGTCGAAGATGGGCCTGCTCAATCAGCCCGCGGGACTGGTCATCACGTACCTCACCATCGCGGTGCCGTTCTGCGCCTGGATGATGAAGGGCTTCTTCGACACCATCCCGCAGGAGATCGACGAGTCGGGCCGCGTCGACGGCCTCAACCCGTTCGGCACCTTCTGGCGGCTGATCCTGCCGCTCGCCAAGCCGGGCCTGGCCGTGACCGCGTTCTACTCCTTCATCACCGCCTGGGGCGAAGTGGCGTACGCCTCCGCCTTCATGGTCGGTGACGAGAACCTCACCCTCGCCGGCGGTCTGCAGAAGTTCGTCAACCAGTACGGCGCCCAGTGGGGCCCGATGACCGCGGCCTCCGTGCTCATCGCCGTCCCGGCCGCCGTCGTCTTCGTCTTCGTGCAGCGCCATCTGGTGGCCGGAATGACAGCGGGCGCCACCAAGGGCTGA
- the pulA gene encoding pullulanase-type alpha-1,6-glucosidase, translating to MPSRAGAAIAAALFAALIPAPPAAATASAAAKPPAPPSDRALAATPARHDLTREQFYFVLPDRFANGDTANDRGGLTGSRLETGYDPADKGFYQGGDLKGLTEKLDYIKNLGTTSIWMAPIFKNKPVQGTGKDASAAYHGYWISDFTQVDPHFGTNADLEKLIDKAHAKGMKVFFDVITNHTADTVDYAEKKYGYRPKGAHPYLDRSGRPFDDREGIPKVDADTFPYTPKQRPEAEKKVPAWLNDPTMYHNRGDSTFAGESSEYGDFAGLDDLWTERPEVVDGMAEIYQKWVRDFEIDGFRIDTVKHVDLDFWTEWATALDAYAAKHGRDDFFMFGEVYSADPQVTSPYVTRGRLDSTLDFPLQDATRAYASQGAAASRLAKVFGDDYRYTTDKANAYEQVSFTGNHDMGRIGTFLKQDNPKAEDAELLKRARLANELMFFSRGNPVVYYGDEQGFTGAGGDKDARQTLFASKTADYLDDDQLGTDRTHASDAYDTEHPLYRSIAELSKLTKDHPALRDGVQQQLHAEGSVYAFSRTDAKRKTEYVVATNNGSEPKTVELTTGSANTGFRTLYGDSDDTVRSDADRKIKVTVPALSSVVLQATKPLPAPAAKPAITLKAPAAGATGTVEISADTDGGQLNRVVFAAQTGNGKWRTLGSADHAPYKVTQHLNRDVAAGTALRYKAVVVDSAGRTASALASTTAGRAPAPDRPTAVERDYAVVHYKRADGDYDGWQLKSGDGDKAAAFTGRDAYGAFAWIKLAEGAGSFPYTVEKNGTADGPQRTVDLGKTGEVWIEQGKEGQATKAPEGAYPPQDKTKAVLHYKRADGDYDGWGLHTWTGAKDPTDWSKPLLPVKKDAYGATFEVPLAPGATSLSYILHKGDEKDLPSDQSLDLATYGNEVWMLAGQPKYLLPQTGGAATLDLTKAEAQWIDADTVVWKVKATEATSQQLVYAPEGGIAVVDGALSDEGRWLRLGTSTLTDAQKAEFPHLKDYPAFTVDPRDRDRVRASLRGQIIATQRAANGALLAATGVQLPGVLDDLYGSKATKAALGPVFDRKGRPTLSVWAPTAQSVALELDGKSVGMKRNAATGVWSVTGSKSWAGKPYRYVVKVWAPSVQKVVTNKVTDPYSTALTADSARSLVVDLTDPKLAPKGWSTLKKPAATPLRDAQIQELHVRDFSVADRTAKHPGEYRAFTDRGSKGMKHLDKLADSGTSYVHLLPVFDIGTIPEKKSDQQRPACDLSVYAPDSDEQQACVAKAAAKDAYNWGYDPLHYTVPEGSYASDPDGTRRTVEFRQMVQGLNNSGLRTVMDVVYNHTVASGQADKSVLDKIVPGYYQRLLADGSVATSTCCANTAPENAMMGKMVVDSIVTWAREYKVDGFRFDLMGHHPKANILAVRKALDELTVARDGVDGKKIILYGEGWNFGEIADDARFEQATQKNMAGTGIATFSDRARDAVRGGGPFDEDPGVQGFASGLYTDPNSSPANGTVAEQKSRLLHYQDLIKVGLSGNLAAYTFTDTSGRTVKGSEVDYNGAPAGYAAAPGDALAYADAHDNETLYDALAFKLPRGTAAADRARMQVLAMATAALSQGPALSQSGSDLLRSKSLDRNSYDSGDWFNAIHWDCRDGNGFGRGLPPAADNKSKWSYAKPLLTAPTLTPGCSEIDGASGAYQDLLRIRTTEGAFSQSTADAVQSRLDFPLSGKDETPGVITMRLDKLVVVFNATPDRQTQKVTALAGKDYALHAIQANGSDPTVKKSSYDGDTGTFTVPGRTVAVFTQE from the coding sequence ATGCCCAGCAGAGCCGGCGCAGCCATCGCGGCCGCCCTGTTCGCAGCGCTCATACCCGCGCCGCCCGCAGCCGCAACGGCATCCGCCGCCGCGAAGCCGCCGGCCCCGCCGTCGGACAGAGCTCTCGCCGCCACGCCCGCGCGGCACGACCTGACCCGGGAGCAGTTCTACTTCGTACTGCCCGACCGGTTCGCGAACGGCGACACCGCCAACGACCGCGGCGGCCTCACCGGCTCACGCCTGGAGACGGGCTACGACCCCGCCGACAAGGGCTTCTACCAGGGCGGCGACCTCAAGGGCCTCACCGAAAAGCTCGACTACATCAAGAACCTCGGTACCACCTCCATCTGGATGGCACCGATCTTCAAGAACAAGCCAGTACAGGGCACCGGAAAAGACGCATCAGCCGCCTATCACGGCTACTGGATCAGCGACTTCACCCAGGTCGACCCCCACTTCGGCACCAACGCCGATCTGGAAAAGCTGATCGACAAAGCCCACGCCAAGGGCATGAAGGTCTTCTTCGACGTCATCACGAACCACACCGCCGACACCGTCGACTACGCCGAGAAGAAGTACGGCTACCGCCCCAAGGGCGCGCACCCCTACCTCGACAGGTCCGGCAGGCCCTTCGACGACCGCGAGGGCATCCCCAAGGTCGACGCCGACACCTTCCCGTACACCCCGAAACAACGGCCCGAGGCCGAGAAGAAGGTCCCGGCCTGGCTCAACGACCCCACGATGTACCACAACCGCGGCGACTCCACCTTCGCGGGCGAAAGCTCCGAGTACGGCGACTTCGCCGGCCTGGACGACCTGTGGACCGAGCGTCCCGAAGTCGTCGACGGCATGGCGGAGATCTACCAGAAGTGGGTCCGCGACTTCGAAATCGACGGTTTCCGCATCGACACCGTGAAGCACGTGGACCTGGACTTCTGGACCGAATGGGCGACCGCCCTCGACGCGTACGCCGCCAAGCACGGCCGCGACGACTTCTTCATGTTCGGCGAGGTCTACTCCGCCGACCCGCAGGTCACTTCGCCCTACGTCACGCGCGGCCGCCTCGACTCGACCCTCGACTTCCCGCTCCAGGACGCGACCCGCGCGTACGCCTCCCAGGGCGCGGCGGCGAGCAGGCTCGCCAAGGTCTTCGGCGACGACTACCGCTACACCACGGACAAGGCCAACGCCTACGAGCAGGTCTCCTTCACCGGAAACCACGACATGGGCCGCATCGGGACCTTCCTCAAGCAGGACAACCCGAAGGCCGAGGACGCCGAGCTGCTGAAGCGCGCGCGCCTCGCCAATGAGCTGATGTTCTTCTCGCGCGGCAACCCGGTCGTCTACTACGGCGACGAGCAGGGCTTCACGGGCGCGGGCGGCGACAAGGACGCCCGCCAGACGCTCTTCGCGTCGAAGACCGCGGATTATCTGGACGACGACCAGCTCGGCACGGACCGTACGCACGCCTCCGACGCGTACGACACCGAGCACCCCCTCTACCGCTCCATCGCCGAGCTCTCGAAGCTCACGAAGGACCACCCCGCCCTCAGGGACGGCGTACAGCAGCAGCTGCACGCCGAAGGCTCCGTGTACGCCTTCTCCCGTACGGACGCCAAGCGCAAGACCGAGTACGTCGTTGCCACGAACAACGGTTCCGAGCCGAAGACCGTAGAGCTGACGACCGGCTCGGCGAACACCGGCTTCCGTACCCTGTACGGCGATTCCGACGACACGGTACGCAGTGACGCGGACCGCAAGATCAAGGTCACCGTCCCCGCGCTTTCCAGCGTCGTACTCCAGGCCACCAAGCCCCTCCCCGCCCCCGCCGCCAAGCCGGCCATCACCCTCAAGGCCCCCGCAGCCGGCGCCACCGGCACCGTCGAGATCAGCGCGGACACCGACGGCGGGCAGCTCAACCGTGTCGTCTTCGCCGCCCAGACCGGCAACGGCAAGTGGCGCACCCTCGGCTCCGCCGACCACGCCCCGTACAAGGTCACCCAGCATCTGAACCGCGACGTAGCGGCCGGAACCGCCTTGCGGTACAAGGCAGTTGTGGTGGACAGTGCCGGGCGCACCGCGAGCGCCCTCGCCTCGACGACGGCGGGCCGGGCCCCCGCGCCCGACAGGCCGACCGCCGTCGAGCGCGACTACGCCGTCGTCCACTACAAGCGTGCCGACGGCGACTACGACGGCTGGCAGCTCAAGTCCGGCGACGGCGACAAGGCAGCCGCCTTCACCGGCCGCGACGCCTACGGCGCCTTCGCGTGGATCAAGCTTGCCGAGGGCGCGGGCTCGTTCCCGTACACCGTCGAGAAGAACGGCACGGCCGACGGCCCGCAGCGCACCGTCGACCTCGGCAAGACCGGCGAGGTCTGGATCGAGCAGGGCAAGGAAGGACAGGCGACCAAGGCTCCCGAAGGCGCCTACCCGCCCCAGGACAAGACCAAGGCCGTCCTGCACTACAAGCGTGCCGACGGCGACTACGACGGCTGGGGCCTGCACACCTGGACAGGCGCCAAGGATCCGACCGACTGGTCGAAGCCGCTGCTGCCGGTGAAGAAGGACGCGTACGGCGCGACCTTCGAGGTCCCGCTCGCCCCCGGCGCCACCTCGCTCAGCTACATCCTGCACAAGGGCGACGAGAAGGACCTCCCGAGCGACCAGTCCCTCGACCTCGCCACCTACGGCAACGAGGTGTGGATGCTCGCCGGGCAGCCCAAGTACCTGCTGCCGCAGACCGGCGGCGCGGCCACGCTCGACCTGACCAAGGCCGAGGCCCAGTGGATCGACGCCGACACGGTCGTCTGGAAGGTCAAGGCCACCGAGGCCACCAGCCAGCAGCTCGTGTACGCACCCGAAGGCGGCATCGCGGTCGTCGACGGCGCGCTCTCGGACGAGGGCCGGTGGCTGCGCCTAGGCACGTCCACTCTCACCGACGCGCAGAAGGCCGAGTTCCCGCACCTCAAGGACTATCCGGCCTTCACCGTCGACCCGCGCGACCGCGACCGGGTCCGCGCATCCCTGCGCGGCCAGATCATCGCCACCCAGCGCGCGGCGAACGGCGCACTGCTCGCGGCCACCGGCGTCCAGCTGCCGGGCGTGCTGGACGACCTGTACGGCTCGAAGGCGACCAAGGCGGCCCTGGGCCCGGTCTTCGACCGCAAGGGCAGGCCCACTCTCTCCGTCTGGGCACCGACCGCCCAGTCCGTGGCCCTGGAACTCGACGGCAAGAGCGTCGGCATGAAGCGGAACGCAGCGACCGGCGTCTGGTCCGTCACCGGCAGCAAGAGCTGGGCGGGCAAGCCGTACCGCTACGTCGTGAAGGTCTGGGCGCCCAGCGTCCAGAAGGTCGTCACCAACAAGGTCACCGACCCCTACTCGACCGCACTCACCGCCGACTCGGCGCGCAGTCTCGTCGTCGACCTCACCGACCCGAAGCTGGCCCCCAAGGGCTGGTCGACGCTCAAGAAGCCGGCGGCGACACCGCTGCGCGACGCGCAGATCCAGGAGCTGCACGTCCGCGACTTCTCGGTCGCGGACCGCACCGCCAAGCACCCGGGGGAGTACCGGGCCTTCACCGACCGCGGCTCGAAGGGCATGAAGCACCTCGACAAGCTGGCCGATTCCGGCACGTCGTACGTCCACCTCCTCCCCGTCTTCGACATCGGCACCATCCCCGAGAAGAAGTCCGACCAGCAGCGCCCCGCCTGCGACCTGTCCGTCTACGCACCCGACTCGGACGAGCAGCAGGCGTGCGTGGCGAAGGCGGCGGCGAAGGACGCGTACAACTGGGGCTACGACCCGCTGCACTACACCGTGCCCGAGGGCTCGTACGCCAGTGACCCGGACGGGACGCGGCGCACGGTCGAGTTCCGGCAGATGGTCCAGGGCCTGAACAACTCCGGCCTGCGCACGGTCATGGACGTCGTCTACAACCACACCGTCGCGTCGGGCCAGGCCGACAAGTCCGTACTCGACAAGATCGTCCCCGGCTACTACCAGCGGCTGCTCGCCGACGGCAGCGTGGCCACCTCCACCTGCTGTGCGAACACGGCGCCGGAGAACGCCATGATGGGCAAGATGGTGGTCGACTCGATCGTGACCTGGGCCCGCGAATACAAGGTCGACGGCTTCCGCTTCGACCTCATGGGCCACCACCCCAAGGCCAACATCCTCGCCGTCCGCAAGGCACTCGACGAGCTGACGGTCGCGCGCGACGGCGTGGACGGCAAGAAGATCATCCTGTACGGGGAGGGCTGGAACTTCGGCGAGATCGCCGACGACGCGCGCTTCGAGCAGGCCACTCAGAAGAACATGGCAGGCACCGGCATCGCGACCTTCTCCGACCGGGCGCGCGACGCGGTGCGCGGCGGCGGGCCGTTCGACGAGGACCCGGGCGTGCAGGGCTTCGCGTCCGGCCTCTACACGGACCCTAACTCCTCTCCCGCCAACGGAACGGTGGCCGAACAGAAGTCCCGGCTGCTCCACTACCAGGACCTGATCAAGGTGGGCCTGTCCGGCAACCTCGCCGCGTACACCTTCACAGACACCAGCGGCCGTACGGTCAAGGGCTCCGAGGTCGACTACAACGGCGCCCCCGCCGGTTACGCGGCGGCCCCCGGCGACGCCCTCGCGTACGCCGACGCCCACGACAACGAAACCCTCTACGACGCACTCGCCTTCAAACTGCCGCGCGGTACGGCGGCGGCGGACCGTGCGCGCATGCAGGTACTGGCGATGGCGACGGCGGCGCTCTCCCAGGGCCCGGCGCTCTCCCAGTCGGGGAGCGACCTGCTGCGTTCGAAGTCGCTGGACCGTAATTCGTACGACAGCGGCGACTGGTTCAACGCGATCCACTGGGACTGCCGGGACGGCAACGGCTTCGGCCGGGGCCTGCCGCCGGCGGCGGACAACAAGTCCAAGTGGTCATACGCGAAGCCCTTGTTGACGGCTCCGACGCTCACGCCGGGCTGCTCGGAGATCGACGGCGCGTCGGGGGCGTACCAGGACCTCCTGAGGATCCGGACCACGGAGGGGGCGTTCAGCCAGTCGACGGCGGACGCCGTCCAGAGCCGCCTGGACTTCCCGCTCTCGGGCAAGGACGAGACGCCGGGCGTCATCACCATGCGGCTTGACAAGCTGGTCGTGGTCTTCAACGCGACCCCCGACCGGCAGACCCAGAAGGTCACCGCCTTGGCGGGCAAGGACTACGCCCTGCACGCGATTCAGGCGAACGGCTCTGACCCGACGGTCAAGAAGTCCTCGTACGACGGGGACACGGGCACGTTCACGGTGCCGGGGCGGACGGTGGCGGTCTTCACCCAGGAGTAG
- a CDS encoding PDR/VanB family oxidoreductase, with protein sequence MPRVRTLVLATGAALLAQRAMRRRIRRSPLWPLPALENPVSGTRTRARSLRLLVTGRTEPAVGVVELHLEALDTADLPAWEPGAHVDLVLPSGQIRQYSLCGDPADRSTYTLATRLIEDGRGGSREVHEQLHEGSEVEIRGPRNRFALNLTDARAPAYVFVAGGIGITPILPMLRAADAAGVDWKLLYGGRTRASMPYIEAVEKLAAPERVTIVAEDEDGLPDLSALLTGAPEGTAVYCCGPEPLMAAVTEILPAGCTLHLERFAPATLSGGTGAFEVELRRTGRTVTVPPDGTVLAAVRPEVPNVSYSCEQGFCGTCQQRVLEGEIDHRDELLTDSERDDSMLICVSRARGNRLVLDL encoded by the coding sequence ATGCCCCGCGTACGCACGCTCGTCCTCGCCACGGGAGCCGCCCTCCTGGCCCAGCGGGCCATGCGCCGCCGGATCAGGCGCTCCCCGCTGTGGCCGCTGCCGGCGCTGGAGAACCCCGTCTCCGGAACCCGGACTCGCGCGCGATCCCTCCGCCTTCTCGTCACCGGGCGCACCGAACCGGCCGTCGGCGTCGTGGAATTGCACCTCGAAGCCCTGGACACCGCCGACCTCCCCGCCTGGGAACCCGGCGCGCACGTCGACCTGGTCCTCCCGTCCGGCCAGATACGCCAGTACTCGCTGTGCGGCGACCCGGCCGACCGGAGTACGTACACCCTCGCCACCCGCCTCATCGAGGACGGCAGGGGCGGTTCACGCGAGGTCCACGAGCAGCTCCACGAGGGCTCGGAGGTCGAGATCCGCGGCCCCCGCAACCGCTTCGCCCTGAACCTGACCGACGCCCGGGCCCCCGCCTACGTCTTTGTCGCCGGTGGCATCGGCATCACCCCGATCCTCCCGATGCTCCGCGCCGCCGACGCCGCGGGCGTCGACTGGAAGCTCCTCTACGGCGGCCGTACCCGCGCCTCGATGCCCTACATCGAAGCCGTCGAGAAGTTGGCCGCCCCCGAGCGCGTGACGATCGTCGCCGAGGACGAGGACGGGCTGCCCGACCTGTCCGCGCTCCTCACCGGCGCTCCCGAGGGCACCGCGGTCTACTGCTGCGGCCCCGAGCCCCTGATGGCCGCCGTCACCGAAATCCTCCCCGCCGGCTGCACCCTCCACCTGGAACGCTTCGCCCCCGCCACCCTTTCGGGCGGCACCGGCGCCTTCGAGGTGGAACTCCGCCGCACGGGCCGCACAGTGACCGTCCCGCCCGACGGCACGGTTCTGGCGGCCGTCCGCCCGGAGGTCCCCAACGTCTCGTACTCCTGCGAGCAGGGTTTCTGCGGTACGTGTCAACAGCGCGTGCTGGAGGGCGAGATCGACCACCGCGACGAACTCCTGACCGACTCCGAGCGCGACGACTCCATGCTGATCTGCGTCTCTCGCGCTCGCGGCAACCGTCTCGTCCTCGATCTGTAA
- a CDS encoding LacI family DNA-binding transcriptional regulator — protein sequence MVDGVTVPAPRLAHIAEHACVSEATVSRVLNGKPGVADTTRQRVLVALDVLGYERPVRLRQRSAGLVGLVTPELTNPIFPAFAQVIEQVLAGHGYTPVLCTQLPGGATEDELVDQLVACGVGGIVFLSGLHADLSTDPARYAALAARGVPYVLINGYNEAISAPFVSPDDHAAMRMAVGHLADLGHERIGLAVGPQRYVPSRRKREGFVDALGSVLRVPREEAELAVQHTLFSVEGGQVAAGALLDSGCTGIVCGSDMMALGVVRAARGRGLEVPDDVSVVGFDDSQLIAFTDPPLTTVRQPVQAMATAAVGALLEEIGGNPVLGAPPSGSWGSTEYVFQPELVVRGSTAPSRA from the coding sequence GTGGTGGACGGTGTGACCGTCCCCGCGCCCCGGCTGGCGCACATCGCGGAGCACGCCTGCGTCAGCGAGGCGACCGTGAGCCGGGTGCTGAACGGCAAGCCGGGCGTCGCGGACACCACGCGTCAGCGGGTGCTCGTGGCGCTCGACGTGCTGGGCTACGAGCGGCCCGTACGGCTGAGGCAGCGCAGTGCGGGCCTGGTCGGCCTGGTGACGCCCGAGCTGACCAACCCCATTTTTCCGGCGTTCGCCCAGGTCATCGAGCAGGTGCTGGCCGGGCACGGCTATACGCCCGTGCTGTGCACCCAGCTGCCGGGCGGCGCCACGGAGGACGAGCTGGTCGACCAGCTCGTGGCGTGCGGCGTGGGCGGCATCGTCTTCCTGTCCGGGCTGCACGCCGACCTGTCGACCGACCCCGCGCGGTACGCCGCGCTGGCCGCGCGCGGGGTCCCGTACGTCCTGATCAACGGCTACAACGAGGCGATCAGCGCCCCCTTCGTGTCGCCCGACGACCACGCCGCGATGCGCATGGCGGTCGGACATCTCGCCGACCTGGGCCACGAACGCATCGGCCTGGCCGTAGGCCCGCAGCGGTACGTCCCCTCCCGCCGCAAGCGGGAGGGCTTCGTCGACGCGCTCGGCAGCGTGCTGCGGGTGCCCCGCGAGGAGGCCGAACTGGCCGTCCAGCACACGCTGTTCAGCGTCGAAGGCGGCCAGGTGGCGGCGGGAGCGCTGCTGGACAGCGGGTGCACGGGCATTGTCTGCGGCAGCGACATGATGGCGCTCGGCGTGGTGCGCGCGGCGCGCGGGCGCGGGCTCGAAGTGCCCGACGACGTCTCGGTGGTGGGCTTCGACGACTCGCAGCTGATCGCCTTCACCGACCCGCCGCTGACCACGGTGCGCCAGCCGGTACAGGCGATGGCGACGGCCGCGGTGGGTGCGCTGCTGGAGGAGATCGGCGGCAACCCGGTGCTGGGGGCACCTCCCAGCGGTAGCTGGGGGAGCACGGAGTACGTCTTCCAGCCGGAGCTGGTGGTACGGGGCTCCACCGCGCCGTCGCGCGCGTAG
- a CDS encoding TetR/AcrR family transcriptional regulator: MTTGVRRRMGVEERRQQLIGVALELFSHRSPDEVSIDEIAAAAGISRPLVYHYFPGKQSLYEAALRRAADELAGRFVEPREGPLGARLLRVMGRFFDFVDEHGPGFSALMRGGPAAGSSNANAMIDEVRQAAYEQILAHLDVDAAAPPARLAMVVRSWVSLAESTALIWLDGRVIPRAELELQLVHDFAALAAVSAAYDDEMAGILLRIVAAEPEDGPFGELVARLVALGPGLERVPSQRPPTP, encoded by the coding sequence ATGACGACCGGGGTACGCCGAAGGATGGGCGTCGAGGAACGCAGGCAGCAGCTGATCGGTGTCGCGCTGGAGCTGTTCAGCCACCGCTCGCCCGACGAGGTGTCGATCGACGAGATCGCGGCCGCCGCGGGCATCTCGCGGCCGCTCGTCTACCACTACTTCCCGGGCAAGCAGAGCCTGTACGAGGCGGCTCTGCGGCGGGCGGCCGACGAGCTGGCGGGGCGGTTCGTCGAGCCGCGCGAAGGGCCGCTCGGGGCGAGACTGCTGCGGGTCATGGGCCGGTTCTTCGACTTCGTCGACGAGCACGGCCCCGGCTTCTCGGCGCTGATGCGGGGCGGGCCCGCCGCGGGTTCGTCGAATGCGAACGCGATGATCGACGAGGTGCGGCAGGCGGCGTACGAGCAGATCCTCGCGCACCTCGACGTCGACGCCGCCGCACCCCCGGCCCGGCTGGCGATGGTCGTACGGTCGTGGGTCTCGCTTGCCGAGTCGACGGCACTGATCTGGCTCGACGGGCGGGTGATCCCGCGCGCCGAGCTGGAGTTGCAGCTGGTGCACGACTTTGCGGCGCTGGCGGCGGTGAGTGCGGCGTACGACGACGAGATGGCGGGGATTCTGCTGCGTATCGTCGCGGCGGAGCCGGAGGACGGGCCGTTCGGGGAGCTTGTCGCGCGGCTGGTGGCGTTGGGGCCGGGGCTGGAGAGGGTGCCGAGTCAGCGGCCGCCGACGCCTTAG